AGCAGGTCGCCCATGCGTGCCCATTGGGCGGGCGTCATCAGGAAGCCTGCGGCCAGCAGCGGATTGCCATTGGCATCCGGCAGATACCGCTGAGGGCCGAGGCCCATCGGCTTCAGCACCCGGCGCTCCAGGTAGTGAGTGGGTGTCTCGCTCAGGAAGCGGCCCTTGAGCTTCTTTTTCAACACTTCATGAAACACCTGCAACTGGCTGGGGCCGTAAATAAAACTCTTTCCAGGAGTGCCCACCAGAGGCTGCTCCAGGGCCATTTGATTGCGGTTGGTCAGGCCGTCCTGGTGCAGCCGCAGGCAGCGCTCCAGGCCGCCGGTGAAGTCCAGCAGCTGCTCGATGGTGATGTCCTTTTTCTTCCCCTCATTCCAGGAAGGCAGTGTTTCAGATACTTTTTCATCCAGCGCCAGGCGGCCGTCCTCCACCGCCGCCATGGCGGCCAGGCCCCAGAAGCCCTTCGTGCCGCTGTAGATGCGGCGGGCCTCCCCGGCCTTGGCTCCGTTGAAATAACTTTCGTGGATGACCTTGCCATGCTGCTTGATGAACAGCGCCTGCCCTTTGCGGGATGAAACATACTTCGCCGCCGCCGTGACATTCAGCTTCGTTCCTTCCGCAGCCATCATCGGCAGTGCGGCAAGGCCGGGCAGCATCTGGATCAAACGACGGCGGGTGGGGTTCATGACATCAGGCGGTTGGAGCGTTCAGGGATACGATGTGGTCCTCCAGGGCGGACTGCCAGCTTCGCGGAGTTTCCCCCAAAATGAAAGCCAGGCGGGCATTGTTCATCACCGTGAACGGCGGACGCTTGGCTTTAAAATTCGGAAAGTCCCGCAGGCGCAATCCATGAGTGGCAAAGGGCCGGTCCAGCAGCC
The Prosthecobacter sp. SYSU 5D2 DNA segment above includes these coding regions:
- a CDS encoding serine hydrolase domain-containing protein, giving the protein MNPTRRRLIQMLPGLAALPMMAAEGTKLNVTAAAKYVSSRKGQALFIKQHGKVIHESYFNGAKAGEARRIYSGTKGFWGLAAMAAVEDGRLALDEKVSETLPSWNEGKKKDITIEQLLDFTGGLERCLRLHQDGLTNRNQMALEQPLVGTPGKSFIYGPSQLQVFHEVLKKKLKGRFLSETPTHYLERRVLKPMGLGPQRYLPDANGNPLLAAGFLMTPAQWARMGDLLLAKGKPVLKSASRDALLEGSAANPAYSFGFWNNRAAAKSGAREVDIEDLLEVDWHRQNWSNVCIAKDVPEDLIACIGSGYQRLYAIPSLDLVIVRQGLNARFSDGAFLRTLLG